The Medicago truncatula cultivar Jemalong A17 chromosome 4, MtrunA17r5.0-ANR, whole genome shotgun sequence genome includes a region encoding these proteins:
- the LOC11422886 gene encoding uncharacterized CRM domain-containing protein At3g25440, chloroplastic: MFSAASVRGAKHGFSFTFNRYSLFWLCLVEDVPTVASSPSIASRSFTQYKSIHPRTYRTPRHDSRAPPACSPSALVPQQRSNIIRSHGNQGNWLPSRYTSNESVELKTQNDVVRFSLYKPDDIGSANKNQNKKKKSRKAKLNELRFFRLKAKQKMYSPNPEVRIRYKLEKAKRKETWLIEKLRKFDVPKLPTETFDPEILTEEERHYLKRTGEKKKHYVPVGRRGVFGGVVLNMHLHWKNHETVKVICKPCKPGQAHEYAEELARLSKGIVIDIKPNSIIIFYRGKNYVQPKVMSPPDTLSKAKALEKYRYEQSLEHTSQFIERLEKELEEYHEHVAKFKKEKEDTT, from the exons ATGTTTTCTGCAGCTTCAGTCCGAGGAGCAAAACATGGGTTTTCCTTCACATTCAATAG ATATAGTTTATTCTGGCTATGCTTAGTTGAAGATGTTCCGACCGTTGCATCATCCCCCAGCATAGCATCTCGATCTTTTACTCAATACAAGTCCATACATCCAAGAACTTACAGGACACCGAGACATGATTCAAGAGCGCCCCCTGCATGTTCTCCATCAGCGCTTGTTCCACAGCAGAGATCAAATATCATTCGAAGCCATGGTAATCAGGGAAACTGGCTACCTTCCAGATACACAAGTAATGAGTCAGTTGAACTGAAGACCCAAAATGATGTTGTACGGTTCTCGCTATACAAGCCTGATGATATTGGTTCTGCGAATAAGAACcagaataaaaagaaaaaatcaagaaaGGCCAAGCTAAATGAGCTCAGATTCTTTCGTTTGAAGGCAAAACAAAAGATGTATTCTCCTAATCCAGAAGTTAGGATTCGCTATAAGCTTGAAAAG GCCAAGCGAAAGGAAACATGGTTGATCGAAAAACTTAGGAAATTTGATGTACCGAAGCTCCCAACAGAAACATTTGATCCTGAAATTTTAACTGAGGAGGAGAGGCATTACCTGAAGCGCACTGGAGAGAAAAAGAAACACTATGTTCCAGTTGGGAGACGAGGAGTGTTTGGTGGGGTAGTTCTAAACATGCATCTTCACTGGAAGAATCATGAGACTGTAAAGGTTATATGTAAGCCTTGCAAACCGGGTCAAGCTCATGAATATGCTGAAGAGCTTGCTCGACTGAGCAAAGGCATTGTGATTGACATCAAACCCAATAgtattatcattttttaccGTGGGAAGAACTATGTACAGCCAAAAGTAATGTCACCTCCAGATACATTATCAAAAGCAAAG GCCTTGGAGAAATATCGGTATGAGCAGTCCCTTGAGCATACTAGCCAGTTCATTGAAAGGTTGGAGAAAGAGCTTGAAGAGTATCACGAACATGTTGCAaagtttaaaaaagaaaaagaggacaCAACTTAA
- the LOC25494100 gene encoding nodulin-13 → MGVITSESEYVSSLSAEKLYRGIVEDGNIIYPKALPRFIEKAETLEGDGGPGTIKKLTFVGDFGSTKQHIDMVDRENCAYTYSVYEGIALSDQPLEKIVFEFKLVPTPEEGCIVKSTTKYYTKGDDIELSKDYLEAGIERFEGFTKAVESFLLANPDYNKDSN, encoded by the exons atgggTGTTATCACTTCAGAAAGCGAGTATGTTTCCTCTCTCTCTGCTGAAAAACTATACAGAGGCATTGTCGAAGATGGAAACATCATCTACCCCAAAGCTTTACCACGATTCATCGAGAAAGCAGAAACTCTTGAAGGAGATGGTGGCCCAGGAACCATTAAGAAATTAACTTTTGTTGGAG ATTTTGGGTCTACGAAGCAACACATAGATATGGTTGACAGAGAAAACTGTGCGTACACTTACAGTGTATATGAAGGTATTGCTTTGTCAGATCAACCTCTAGAGAAAATAGTTTTTGAGTTCAAATTGGTTCCAACCCCTGAGGAAGGATGCATTGTGAAGTCAACAACCAAATACTATACCAAAGGTGATGATATTGAACTCAGTAAAGATTATTTGGAAGCTGGAATAGAGAGATTTGAAGGTTTCACAAAGGCAGTTGAGAGTTTCCTTTTGGCTAATCCTGATTACAACAAAGACAGCAACTAA
- the LOC25494101 gene encoding ABA-responsive protein ABR18 — translation MGVFTFEQETTSTVAPAKLYKALVHDSDDIIPKAVDAIKSVETVEGNGGAGTIKKLTFVEGGQTLYVLHQIDAIDEANLGYNYSIVGGVGLPETVEKISFEAKLVEGPNGGSIGKTTVKYQTKGDAKPIEKEVEEGKAKGDALFKAIEGYVLANPNYN, via the exons ATGGGTGTATTCACATTTGAGCAAGAAACCACCTCTACAGTTGCTCCTGCTAAGCTTTACAAAGCTCTTGTCCATGACTCTGATGATATCATCCCAAAAGCTGTTGATGCCATCAAGAGTGTTGAAACCGTCGAGGGAAATGGTGGTGCCGGCACCATCAAGAAGCTCACTTTCGTTGAGG GAGGACAAACCTTGTATGTGTTGCACCAAATTGATGCAATTGATGAAGCAAACTTGGGATATAACTATAGTATAGTTGGAGGAGTCGGGTTGCCAGAGACAGTCGAAAAGATATCATTTGAAGCGAAATTGGTTGAAGGCCCAAATGGAGGGTCTATTGGAAAGACGACTGTTAAATACCAAACCAAAGGAGATGCTAAGCCAATTGAAAAGGAGGTTGAGGAAGGCAAAGCCAAGGGGGATGCTCTTTTCAAGGCCATTGAGGGTTATGTTTTGGCCAATCCTAATTACAACTAA